TCTTGCTCCATCATTATCCATGTTAGTTAAATTGTACTTGGTAACTTTTCCTTCAAAGTCATTTGTATAAACTAATGCACCTTTAAATGTAATTCCTCTGGTTGTGTCTGCTGTTATTACCACAGGAGTTCCTGGTAGCGAATTTGTAATATCTGAAGCCTTACTATCTGTTACTTGTATTACTTTTTCAACTTTACCTGGTGTTGCTCTATCCTCTAAATTAATTACAAATAATGCAGATCCAACTCCATCATTTCTTCCACCATATCCACCACCCATAACAGCAACATAAATATCATCTTCAATATTGCTATCACCAGCTCCTGTATTTGGTAATCTAAATATTCTAGGAGCAGACCAAGTTTCTCCTAATTCTTTATAATTATATTCTGCAGGTAAATTTGTGCTTAGTCTCTGAGTTGCAGCTCTTGTTAATTTTATAATAAGTGTATCGGAAGAGCCAGCTCTATCCGGATTTGCCTGGTGAGATAATATTTGTGGGAAAGTAATTTCAGGCAGACCAGTGCTTCCCGTTTGGACAGTAAAGTTTGGAATATTTTTATTATTAATATTTACTAGAAAATCAGTTTTTGTTAATCCTGCAACTGGGAAAGTCCAGGTTCTACTTTCATAACATGACGTAGTTGTATTAGCCTTACACTCATCATCAATATTATTATCGTTGTTATAATTATCTGTTACTGTTTGACTTTCTACCAGGTCAATGACTGAATAAGTATCATCGATATACTCATACTCTGAAACCACATCTAAATGGTTCATTACAAAAACCTTATTTTTAATATGATCGTTATAAACACTATATAAATGAAGCGGTTTATCAGGGTTTGTAACATCTAATACTGTAAAGCCATTGCCACCTCTTCCATAAGGTACCATCAAAATCGTATGCCAATTTTTTGAACTACCAAGCGGACTGTGGAAGTACATATCATGCACAACAGGTGATCCATCGACACCATAAATTGCATTTGTTCCACCTTTAACTTTTGCAAGATCGTTATTTAAATTTGTGTTCACCATTAACGGCATTTGTGACATTATAAACGGAGGTATAAACGCCCATTTCTCAACTCCTGTTTTACTGTCAATTGAGTGCAACATACCATCGTTACCTCCAACATAAATTCTTTCTGCTCTTCCTGACAAAGATTGTGCCCAAGCATCATAACCTTTAATTGATCTCCAATATGCTTCTTGTGCTGTTGAAGTGAAAGCCGTATCAGCTGAAGGCGCACCTACCACAACCATTTCAGAATGGAATATGTCTCCAAGATAAGCTTTTTTACCATCTGCTTTTCTTGGTTCATTTAATATACAATCTCCATCATAATCAAAATAATCTTCTCCCCTAGAAAAACTAATTAAACCTTTAACATCATCATCAATACCATCTGCAATAGTTGCCGTACTATCTCCTTTTCTGCTGCAACGCGTATTACCTGTTACTCCTGAAACTTTTGGTGTGTCTCTATGATAATCTCCAACAGCATTTCCAAATAAAGAAAATTGACTTTGAATTAATGCAGAATTAGCTTCAACATAATTGTTATAATCAGTTTTATAATCAACACCTGGAATTATTCCCCAAATTTTTCTTGCAGCAGGCGCTGGTATCATGTCAGATGCATTCCAATTACCACTATCTTTTTCGTTTACAACACCATCTTTTGATATTGCAGTTCTTGTTAATGCACCTTGCCATTCCATATTTTGTTTATATTTAAACTGTGCTTGGAATAATGATCCACCTTCCTCAATCGTTGCAGTGATTGCAGGAGCTGTAAAAGATAATTTATCTGCAATTACAGATCTAATGGCTGCATTTAATTGTGCTTTTAATTGATCAGTTGTATCAGCTTTAATTACTCTGCTTGTACCACCTGCTTTTGCAATCCTATCTAATTGCCTGATACCATTTGAACTTAAACCACCACCATAAGCAACTGTAAATGTTTTTACTTTTTTCTGATTTAAAAGATTTTTTACTTTGTTCTCTGCTGAAGAAGTATTACTCATGTCTCCATCACCAATGACGATAACATATGAGCCTTGGCAAGGACTGTTTTTGTCTATTGGGCTGTCTGAATTATGATTATAATATTGTTCAGCAATTTTTGCCCACGTGTTAGCATCGGTACCTCCACCTGGTCTTACATTTTTAATGTAACTATTTATCCTTGCGGCGCCATTTCTATCTACTTTTACTTTTAAACAATTTTGACTACCACATGGATTTGCTTCATTTCTAGAGTTATTCCAACTAGTATAACCCACACCCCCTGATGGTTTTCTACACCATCTATTATAACGAACTAGCCAATGACTATTATACAACCACGTACTACTAACTAAACTTCTACATGGTACGTAACTACTATTAACCCTGTAATAATGCCAATATATATAATTGCCAGTATCATGGGACCAGTAACCAAAACCAAAGTTTACAGAGGATACTAAACTACTATCTGTTACTAAAGATTGGATGGCTTCATGAGCACCTGCCATTCTTGATTGTCTTGAACTATAACCCGAATGACCATGATAATTCATATCAAGATCAAATGTTTGAACCAATCTCTGGTGTCCATCTGAAACAAATATTCTATTTAAAGCGTGATCTATTTTTATATCTCTTAGGCTACGAAATCTTATAGCTGATTTTGAGGTTGGATTATAAGTGTTAGGATTAATACTTCCGAAACGTCCTACAACTTCTCTGCTCACAGAATTACTGCCCACATTATTTCCGCTCCCAGTTAATGTGGCTTTAGTTATTGAGTCTCTTCTAATAAGATACAATATATTTTCATTACTTGGATGACCTGCCATTGCAATTGGATTGGATAATTGACCTGTAAAGCGAACATTAGTATATGAGGGATTATTACCTGGGCAATTCATTCCACTTCTAGAAAATTTATAGAGTAAATTTTGAGTCAGGAAAACTAAGTTACCTGATGCATCAACTGTAAATCTCATTCTAGAGTTTACTGACGACCCACTAATAGCCCTATTGAGTGTTCCTCCTGAACCACACACTTTGGTTTGATTGGTTGATGTATTGTGCAATGTAATTGTTCTATCATTTGCAACAACAAAAATAATATCATTATGTTTTTGCATACCCACATGGGAATATCTACTACCAATATTTTTTATATATTTTACATTGCCAGTCGTAGTATTAACTTTGCAGAACCTAGGAGTGTCAGAATAGTAATATTTGCCTGTGAAATAAATATGATTATTATGATATATAACATTTTGACCATTATCATAATAAGTTGAACATGAATTCCGTATCCTAACTCTATAAGTATTTCTGCTACTCACAATTGATGTTAGAGCATTAGAAGAATGATTAACTCCATAAAGTGTGTTGCCACTATGTGAAATATAATTTCCAGTATTGGATATAGGTGTTATTGAATATGGAATTCCTATGTTTGCACCACTATAAGATGTTGCACCCATACTTCCAGATTTATCTAATAAAATTAAAACGTTAGCAGGAACATCTGCTACTCCTGAACCAGGAGGTAAAGCTTTTGAAAACGAATTAGAAATTATCAGACATGAAAATAAAAATATCTGAATAATAAATAATTTAATTTTTTTCATTTAATTTTGTTCTATTTGTCCACCCTCTAAAAGACTATTTCTAAGAGCAAGTTGTTCTCCATACTTATCGTTAGAGATATAAATTTCCTCTAGCCATGTTTCTTTTTCAAGATGTCGGTTATAAACTATAAATTTTCTAACTCGTTCCCAAATATGATAGTTGCTG
The Candidatus Pelagibacter sp. RS40 DNA segment above includes these coding regions:
- a CDS encoding PilC/PilY family type IV pilus protein gives rise to the protein MKKIKLFIIQIFLFSCLIISNSFSKALPPGSGVADVPANVLILLDKSGSMGATSYSGANIGIPYSITPISNTGNYISHSGNTLYGVNHSSNALTSIVSSRNTYRVRIRNSCSTYYDNGQNVIYHNNHIYFTGKYYYSDTPRFCKVNTTTGNVKYIKNIGSRYSHVGMQKHNDIIFVVANDRTITLHNTSTNQTKVCGSGGTLNRAISGSSVNSRMRFTVDASGNLVFLTQNLLYKFSRSGMNCPGNNPSYTNVRFTGQLSNPIAMAGHPSNENILYLIRRDSITKATLTGSGNNVGSNSVSREVVGRFGSINPNTYNPTSKSAIRFRSLRDIKIDHALNRIFVSDGHQRLVQTFDLDMNYHGHSGYSSRQSRMAGAHEAIQSLVTDSSLVSSVNFGFGYWSHDTGNYIYWHYYRVNSSYVPCRSLVSSTWLYNSHWLVRYNRWCRKPSGGVGYTSWNNSRNEANPCGSQNCLKVKVDRNGAARINSYIKNVRPGGGTDANTWAKIAEQYYNHNSDSPIDKNSPCQGSYVIVIGDGDMSNTSSAENKVKNLLNQKKVKTFTVAYGGGLSSNGIRQLDRIAKAGGTSRVIKADTTDQLKAQLNAAIRSVIADKLSFTAPAITATIEEGGSLFQAQFKYKQNMEWQGALTRTAISKDGVVNEKDSGNWNASDMIPAPAARKIWGIIPGVDYKTDYNNYVEANSALIQSQFSLFGNAVGDYHRDTPKVSGVTGNTRCSRKGDSTATIADGIDDDVKGLISFSRGEDYFDYDGDCILNEPRKADGKKAYLGDIFHSEMVVVGAPSADTAFTSTAQEAYWRSIKGYDAWAQSLSGRAERIYVGGNDGMLHSIDSKTGVEKWAFIPPFIMSQMPLMVNTNLNNDLAKVKGGTNAIYGVDGSPVVHDMYFHSPLGSSKNWHTILMVPYGRGGNGFTVLDVTNPDKPLHLYSVYNDHIKNKVFVMNHLDVVSEYEYIDDTYSVIDLVESQTVTDNYNNDNNIDDECKANTTTSCYESRTWTFPVAGLTKTDFLVNINNKNIPNFTVQTGSTGLPEITFPQILSHQANPDRAGSSDTLIIKLTRAATQRLSTNLPAEYNYKELGETWSAPRIFRLPNTGAGDSNIEDDIYVAVMGGGYGGRNDGVGSALFVINLEDRATPGKVEKVIQVTDSKASDITNSLPGTPVVITADTTRGITFKGALVYTNDFEGKVTKYNLTNMDNDGARNPISLYDNTTLLNIGATKENGRYQYHSMDAGIGKTSKHLWLFSGTGDYERLTYRDNKLKNIMYGFRDKDFPLYVKRNSSLADLYKLEKCMDTTNDSTGVNCPLTTSRVSPLARSMKDFGWYINLPASQKISAEPTLSNGLVYYPIFEPSQSQNKCSLGLALICAVDDECGTNVSTQLNNNKSLKSQTIDGKVYAGRTCKAVGQGVLSRLVVFANKLFANIAGKSIQNKTDLVVIDTGMGDIESFRSSWREGNF